From Diospyros lotus cultivar Yz01 chromosome 4, ASM1463336v1, whole genome shotgun sequence, a single genomic window includes:
- the LOC127799430 gene encoding protein AUXIN SIGNALING F-BOX 2: MNYFPEEVVEHVFDFLRSHRDRNAVSLVCKSWYAVERFSREKVFIGNCYAISPERLIERFPRLRSLTLKGKPHFADFNLVPHDWGGIVYPWIEAMAKSRVNLEELRLKRMVVSDESLELLSRAFVNFKSLVLVSCDGFTTDGLAAIASNCRFLKELDLQEDEVEDHSGQWLSCFPDSCTSLVSLNFSCLKGAVQLPALERLVARCPNLRSLRLNHSVPIDALQRILAAAPQLVDLGTGAFVHDPDSDTYHKLEGTIRKCKSIRCLSGFLEVAPHSLCAIYSVCANLTSLNLSYAPDIHGFELINLIRHCRKLQRLWILDCIGDKGLDVVASTCKELQELRVFPSDVAAGHAFVTEEGLVAISFGCPKLHSLLYFCHQMTNAALITVAKNCPNFTRFRLCILDPTKPDAVTNQPLDEGFGAIVQSCKGLRRLSMSGLLTDQVFLYIGMYAEQLEMLSVAFAGNSDNGMLYVLNGCKKLKKLEVRDSPFGDGALLRDVSKYETMRSLWMSSCQVTVGGCRTVAETMRRLNVEIINEGEQLEASPDDDRQKVERMYLYRTLAGPRRDAPGYVWTL, encoded by the exons ATGAATTACTTCCCGGAGGAGGTGGTAGAGCACGTTTTCGATTTCTTGAGGTCGCATCGAGATCGCAATGCGGTGTCTTTGGTCTGCAAATCGTGGTATGCCGTGGAAAGATTCAGCAGGGAAAAGGTATTCATAGGGAATTGTTACGCGATCAGCCCGGAGAGGCTCATCGAGAGGTTTCCCAGGCTTAGATCTCTTACGCTGAAGGGAAAGCCCCATTTTGCTGACTTCAATTTGGTCCCTCATGATTGGGGAGGAATTGTGTACCCATGGATTGAGGCCATGGCCAAGAGTCGTGTCAATCTGGAGGAGCTGCGATTGAAGAGGATGGTGGTTTCGGATGAGAGCCTCGAGCTACTTTCTCGAGCTTTTGTAAATTTCAAGTCTTTGGTCTTAGTTAGCTGTGACGGGTTCACCACTGATGGTCTCGCTGCCATAGCCTCAAATTGCAG GTTTCTGAAAGAGCTGGACTTGCAAGAAGATGAAGTTGAGGATCATAGTGGCCAGTGGCTTAGTTGCTTTCCTGACAGCTGCACATCACTTGTCTCGTTGAATTTTTCTTGCCTCAAAGGAGCAGTTCAGCTGCCAGCCCTTGAGAGACTGGTAGCAAGGTGTCCAAATTTGAGAAGCCTGAGGTTGAATCATTCAGTGCCCATTGATGCTTTGCAAAGGATACTGGCAGCAGCACCCCAGCTGGTTGACTTAGGCACTGGGGCCTTTGTTCATGATCCAGATTCAGATACGTATCATAAACTAGAAGGTACAATCCGGAAGTGCAAATCAATTAGGTGCTTGTCAGGGTTCTTGGAGGTTGCTCCCCACAGTTTGTGTGCTATTTATTCAGTTTGTGCGAATCTCACATCCCTGAACCTGAGCTATGCTCCAGATATACATGGCTTTGAGCTTATAAACCTAATACGTCACTGCAGGAAACTTCAGCGTTTATGG ATATTGGATTGCATTGGAGATAAAGGTCTGGATGTCGTGGCTTCCACTTGTAAAGAACTGCAGGAGTTGAGGGTTTTCCCATCTGATGTCGCAGCGGGACATGCTTTTGTAACTGAAGAAGGCTTGGTGGCTATCTCCTTTGGCTGCCCCAAGCTTCATTCTTTGCTATACTTCTGCCACCAGATGACCAATGCTGCCCTCATTACAGTGGCCAAGAATTGTCCGAATTTTACCCGTTTTAGGCTGTGCATCCTGGACCCAACAAAACCAGACGCTGTCACTAATCAACCACTGGACGAAGGATTTGGGGCAATCGTTCAATCTTGCAAGGGTCTTAGGCGCTTGTCAATGTCTGGCCTCCTAACTGACCAGGTTTTCCTATACATTGGAATGTATGCGGAGCAGCTTGAAATGCTTTCAGTTGCATTTGCTGGGAACAGTGACAATGGAATGCTTTATGTTCTGAATGGCTGCAAGAAGCTTAAAAAGCTAGAGGTCAGGGACAGCCCTTTCGGTGATGGGGCGCTTCTAAGGGACGTAAGTAAGTACGAAACAATGCGATCCCTTTGGATGTCGTCTTGTCAAGTAACCGTTGGAGGCTGCAGGACAGTAGCAGAGACGATGCGGAGACTGAATGTGGAGATCATAAACGAAGGCGAACAGCTGGAGGCGTCGCCTGATGATGATAGACAAAAGGTGGAGAGGATGTACCTGTATCGGACCTTGGCCGGGCCAAGAAGAGATGCACCGGGCTATGTGTGGACTCTATAG